One part of the Haliotis asinina isolate JCU_RB_2024 chromosome 2, JCU_Hal_asi_v2, whole genome shotgun sequence genome encodes these proteins:
- the LOC137274616 gene encoding interleukin-17 receptor D-like isoform X3 has translation MWTWANAIAAAITVCLFVLPVSSLVGLTGNCSGNGRSETLEISGPERDALSCTLLESKSRPPNNAKGCRNGILPPTVRGEFMGAPQSLKVEGHLFEDNSGNFHPQVEITWEPPTAAAGFHNLKGFYMEIYNRPSNQFRCYVFDFSQSNFTSSDYKLKFTKKLLGLDGGSHNQYLLKMYTLPMSRASMHKGQFFTLQPFQDGKSPGNWSPALSYETDDRQAPARITVRFSRAPKEYNFLTYIVKLLGDRDQLNAIHRCSISTHHPSKCQGQIQPEDPYRDKPGKCLCYEKPSSTSRRCVSCLATRTDVIIVDSQEAALTSQGATDSSSPVQAAESKPSTSPLATHTPSRGQAEESTVSMTFITAVAIVPVLLGCGLVLTVVVVLWAKKQRVAAHRLIYRSIPSNKDPDPGTQGHRALYSRKVYLIYAEDHKDHTKVITNLAIHLKKQCYCEVFFPRWFPREIQTMGAYEWTLSHIDQADFVIIINSEAAFKLFEARHVNKSLRRLDEGPEGDMFSLALTHVLAKSSEPWFFKKTILAYFDYTDEDFLLKDIYPGVHYRLPKHFKDLVCHIHEMSGQSDIDEMIDLKATSSGRQLLEAITKAKHFQMLDPQWFDKRFFCQEDSGFDSISPKCESSVGVDDSVSIATRPVRRKHVHPSESDNADESKSAVTYNTDYARAQGQCVFDMLPPSEVSIGASTDSIYRLMDNINKLSEINTVRFIPVHQMQTDADETAHSTNLGEIPKTAAEGHSQSDSLVTMGGRDV, from the exons ATGTGGACTTGGGCTAACGCTATTGCTGCGGCGataactgtctgtctgtttgtcctACCTGTGTCCAGCCTGGTCGGTCTTACCGGAAACTGCTCTGGGAATGGCCGGTCGGAAACCTTGGAAATATCGGGACCGGAG AGAGACGCTTTGTCTTGTACATTGTTGGAGTCGAAAAGTAGACCACCCAATAATGCTAAAG GATGCAGAAATGGAATTCTGCCTCCAACTGTTAGAGGTGAGTTTATGGGTGCTCCACAGTCCTTGAAAGTAGAGGGCCATTTGTTTGAAGACAACTCCGGGAATTTCCACCCGCAAGTCGAGATCACATGGGAACCGCCCACAGCAG CTGCAGGGTTCCACAACCTGAAAGGGTTCTATATGGAAATCTACAATCGACCCTCCAACCAGTTCCGCTGCTATGTATTCGATTTCTCTCAAAGCAACTTTACATCGAGCGATTATAAG ctgaAGTTCACAAAGAAGCTCCTGGGTTTGGACGGCGGATCACATAACCAATATCTCTTGAAAATGTACACTCTGCCTATGTCACGAGCCTCGATGCACAAGGGCCAGTTCTTCACACTTCAGCCATTTCAAG ATGGAAAGTCACCTGGAAATTGGTCACCAGCGCTAAGCTACGAGACGGACGACCGCCAGGCGCCTGCACGGATCACAGTTAGATTCAGTCGGGCACCAAAAGAGTACAACTTTCTCACATATATAGTGAAGCTTTTAGGAGACCGAGATCAGCTAAATGCAATTCACCGTTGTAGCATCAGCACACATCACCCTTCCAAGTGCCAAGGACAG ATACAACCGGAGGACCCCTATAGGGACAAACCTGGCAAGTGCCTGTGTTACGAGAAGCCATCAAGCACGTCTCGCCGTTGTGTCTCATGCCTCGCAACCAGAACAGACGTGATCATTGTTGATTCACAAG AGGCAGCTCTGACATCTCAGGGAGCGACGGACAGCAGTTCACCAGTTCAGGCAGCAGAGTCAA AGCCCTCGACATCCCCACTGGCGACACACACGCCCTCACGGGGTCAAGCGGAGGAGTCAA CCGTGTCAATGACATTCATCACAGCGGTCGCAATAGTACCGGTCCTACTTGGTTGTGGCTTGGTACTCACGGTGGTGGTAGTGCTGTGGGCGAAGAAGCAACGTGTCG cagCACACCGTCTCATATATAGAAGCATTCCAAGTAATAAGGATCCTGACCCTGGCACTCAAGGTCACCGTG cTCTTTACTCGAGGAAGGTTTACTTGATATATGCTGAAGATCATAAGGACCACACGAAAGTGATCACCAACCTGGCCATCCACCTCAAGAAACAATGCTATTGTGAAGTCTTCTTTCCACGCTGGTTCCCCCGAGAAATCCAGACGATGGGCGCCTACGAATGGACCCTGTCGCACATTGATCAGGCCGacttcgtcatcatcatcaactcaGAGGCAGCGTTCAAATTGTTTGAAGCTCGTCATGTCAACAAGTCTCTGAGAAGATTAGATGAAGGTCCCGAGGGTGACATGTTCTCTCTGGCACTTACACACGTCTTGGCCAAATCATCGGAGCCGTGGTTCTTCAAGAAGACCATCCTAGCATACTTTGACTACACCGACGAGGACTTCCTCTTGAAGGACATATATCCCGGTGTTCACTACCGGCTGCCGAAACACTTCAAGGACCTTGTGTGCCACATCCATGAGATGAGTGGACAGTCTGACATTGATGAAATGATTGATCTTAAAGCTACTTCAAGTGGGAGACAGTTATTGGAGGCCATAACAAAAGCTAAACATTTCCAGATGTTGGACCCACAGTGGTTTGACAAGAGATTCTTCTGTCAAGAAGATTCAGGCTTCGATTCCATTTCGCCTAAATGTGAAAGCTCTGTGGGCGTAGACGACTCCGTCTCCATAGCAACAAGGCCAGTTAGAAGAAAACATGTACACCCTTCAGAATCTGATAATGCAGACGAATCCAAAAGCGCTGTGACATACAACACTGACTATGCAAGAGCTCAGGGGCAGTGCGTTTTCGATATGCTTCCCCCCAGTGAAGTGTCCATTGGGGCTTCAACTGATTCCATATACAGACTGATGGACAACATCAACAAGCTGAGCGAAATCAACACTGTCCGCTTCATCCCTGTTCATCAGATGCAGACAGATGCAGATGAGACTGCTCATTCTACCAACCTCGGTGAAATTCCAAAGACTGCCGCTGAAGGACACTCCCAGTCTGACAGTCTCGTCACCATGGGAGGCAGAGATGTATAG
- the LOC137274616 gene encoding interleukin-17 receptor A-like isoform X1 encodes MWTWANAIAAAITVCLFVLPVSSLVGLTGNCSGNGRSETLEISGPERDALSCTLLESKSRPPNNAKGCRNGILPPTVRGEFMGAPQSLKVEGHLFEDNSGNFHPQVEITWEPPTAAAGFHNLKGFYMEIYNRPSNQFRCYVFDFSQSNFTSSDYKLKFTKKLLGLDGGSHNQYLLKMYTLPMSRASMHKGQFFTLQPFQDGKSPGNWSPALSYETDDRQAPARITVRFSRAPKEYNFLTYIVKLLGDRDQLNAIHRCSISTHHPSKCQGQTIDPPHENDTSMAVTFYDLEADRYQIQIQPEDPYRDKPGKCLCYEKPSSTSRRCVSCLATRTDVIIVDSQEAALTSQGATDSSSPVQAAESKPSTSPLATHTPSRGQAEESTVSMTFITAVAIVPVLLGCGLVLTVVVVLWAKKQRVAAHRLIYRSIPSNKDPDPGTQGHRALYSRKVYLIYAEDHKDHTKVITNLAIHLKKQCYCEVFFPRWFPREIQTMGAYEWTLSHIDQADFVIIINSEAAFKLFEARHVNKSLRRLDEGPEGDMFSLALTHVLAKSSEPWFFKKTILAYFDYTDEDFLLKDIYPGVHYRLPKHFKDLVCHIHEMSGQSDIDEMIDLKATSSGRQLLEAITKAKHFQMLDPQWFDKRFFCQEDSGFDSISPKCESSVGVDDSVSIATRPVRRKHVHPSESDNADESKSAVTYNTDYARAQGQCVFDMLPPSEVSIGASTDSIYRLMDNINKLSEINTVRFIPVHQMQTDADETAHSTNLGEIPKTAAEGHSQSDSLVTMGGRDV; translated from the exons ATGTGGACTTGGGCTAACGCTATTGCTGCGGCGataactgtctgtctgtttgtcctACCTGTGTCCAGCCTGGTCGGTCTTACCGGAAACTGCTCTGGGAATGGCCGGTCGGAAACCTTGGAAATATCGGGACCGGAG AGAGACGCTTTGTCTTGTACATTGTTGGAGTCGAAAAGTAGACCACCCAATAATGCTAAAG GATGCAGAAATGGAATTCTGCCTCCAACTGTTAGAGGTGAGTTTATGGGTGCTCCACAGTCCTTGAAAGTAGAGGGCCATTTGTTTGAAGACAACTCCGGGAATTTCCACCCGCAAGTCGAGATCACATGGGAACCGCCCACAGCAG CTGCAGGGTTCCACAACCTGAAAGGGTTCTATATGGAAATCTACAATCGACCCTCCAACCAGTTCCGCTGCTATGTATTCGATTTCTCTCAAAGCAACTTTACATCGAGCGATTATAAG ctgaAGTTCACAAAGAAGCTCCTGGGTTTGGACGGCGGATCACATAACCAATATCTCTTGAAAATGTACACTCTGCCTATGTCACGAGCCTCGATGCACAAGGGCCAGTTCTTCACACTTCAGCCATTTCAAG ATGGAAAGTCACCTGGAAATTGGTCACCAGCGCTAAGCTACGAGACGGACGACCGCCAGGCGCCTGCACGGATCACAGTTAGATTCAGTCGGGCACCAAAAGAGTACAACTTTCTCACATATATAGTGAAGCTTTTAGGAGACCGAGATCAGCTAAATGCAATTCACCGTTGTAGCATCAGCACACATCACCCTTCCAAGTGCCAAGGACAG ACAATCGATCCACCCCACGAGAACGATACATCCATGGCAGTCACGTTCTATGACCTTGAGGCAGATAGGTACCAGATCCAG ATACAACCGGAGGACCCCTATAGGGACAAACCTGGCAAGTGCCTGTGTTACGAGAAGCCATCAAGCACGTCTCGCCGTTGTGTCTCATGCCTCGCAACCAGAACAGACGTGATCATTGTTGATTCACAAG AGGCAGCTCTGACATCTCAGGGAGCGACGGACAGCAGTTCACCAGTTCAGGCAGCAGAGTCAA AGCCCTCGACATCCCCACTGGCGACACACACGCCCTCACGGGGTCAAGCGGAGGAGTCAA CCGTGTCAATGACATTCATCACAGCGGTCGCAATAGTACCGGTCCTACTTGGTTGTGGCTTGGTACTCACGGTGGTGGTAGTGCTGTGGGCGAAGAAGCAACGTGTCG cagCACACCGTCTCATATATAGAAGCATTCCAAGTAATAAGGATCCTGACCCTGGCACTCAAGGTCACCGTG cTCTTTACTCGAGGAAGGTTTACTTGATATATGCTGAAGATCATAAGGACCACACGAAAGTGATCACCAACCTGGCCATCCACCTCAAGAAACAATGCTATTGTGAAGTCTTCTTTCCACGCTGGTTCCCCCGAGAAATCCAGACGATGGGCGCCTACGAATGGACCCTGTCGCACATTGATCAGGCCGacttcgtcatcatcatcaactcaGAGGCAGCGTTCAAATTGTTTGAAGCTCGTCATGTCAACAAGTCTCTGAGAAGATTAGATGAAGGTCCCGAGGGTGACATGTTCTCTCTGGCACTTACACACGTCTTGGCCAAATCATCGGAGCCGTGGTTCTTCAAGAAGACCATCCTAGCATACTTTGACTACACCGACGAGGACTTCCTCTTGAAGGACATATATCCCGGTGTTCACTACCGGCTGCCGAAACACTTCAAGGACCTTGTGTGCCACATCCATGAGATGAGTGGACAGTCTGACATTGATGAAATGATTGATCTTAAAGCTACTTCAAGTGGGAGACAGTTATTGGAGGCCATAACAAAAGCTAAACATTTCCAGATGTTGGACCCACAGTGGTTTGACAAGAGATTCTTCTGTCAAGAAGATTCAGGCTTCGATTCCATTTCGCCTAAATGTGAAAGCTCTGTGGGCGTAGACGACTCCGTCTCCATAGCAACAAGGCCAGTTAGAAGAAAACATGTACACCCTTCAGAATCTGATAATGCAGACGAATCCAAAAGCGCTGTGACATACAACACTGACTATGCAAGAGCTCAGGGGCAGTGCGTTTTCGATATGCTTCCCCCCAGTGAAGTGTCCATTGGGGCTTCAACTGATTCCATATACAGACTGATGGACAACATCAACAAGCTGAGCGAAATCAACACTGTCCGCTTCATCCCTGTTCATCAGATGCAGACAGATGCAGATGAGACTGCTCATTCTACCAACCTCGGTGAAATTCCAAAGACTGCCGCTGAAGGACACTCCCAGTCTGACAGTCTCGTCACCATGGGAGGCAGAGATGTATAG
- the LOC137274616 gene encoding interleukin-17 receptor A-like isoform X2 has protein sequence MWTWANAIAAAITVCLFVLPVSSLVGLTGNCSGNGRSETLEISGPERDALSCTLLESKSRPPNNAKGCRNGILPPTVRGEFMGAPQSLKVEGHLFEDNSGNFHPQVEITWEPPTAAAGFHNLKGFYMEIYNRPSNQFRCYVFDFSQSNFTSSDYKLKFTKKLLGLDGGSHNQYLLKMYTLPMSRASMHKGQFFTLQPFQDGKSPGNWSPALSYETDDRQAPARITVRFSRAPKEYNFLTYIVKLLGDRDQLNAIHRCSISTHHPSKCQGQTIDPPHENDTSMAVTFYDLEADRYQIQIQPEDPYRDKPGKCLCYEKPSSTSRRCVSCLATRTDVIIVDSQEAALTSQGATDSSSPVQAAESKPSTSPLATHTPSRGQAEESTVSMTFITAVAIVPVLLGCGLVLTVVVVLWAKKQRVAHRLIYRSIPSNKDPDPGTQGHRALYSRKVYLIYAEDHKDHTKVITNLAIHLKKQCYCEVFFPRWFPREIQTMGAYEWTLSHIDQADFVIIINSEAAFKLFEARHVNKSLRRLDEGPEGDMFSLALTHVLAKSSEPWFFKKTILAYFDYTDEDFLLKDIYPGVHYRLPKHFKDLVCHIHEMSGQSDIDEMIDLKATSSGRQLLEAITKAKHFQMLDPQWFDKRFFCQEDSGFDSISPKCESSVGVDDSVSIATRPVRRKHVHPSESDNADESKSAVTYNTDYARAQGQCVFDMLPPSEVSIGASTDSIYRLMDNINKLSEINTVRFIPVHQMQTDADETAHSTNLGEIPKTAAEGHSQSDSLVTMGGRDV, from the exons ATGTGGACTTGGGCTAACGCTATTGCTGCGGCGataactgtctgtctgtttgtcctACCTGTGTCCAGCCTGGTCGGTCTTACCGGAAACTGCTCTGGGAATGGCCGGTCGGAAACCTTGGAAATATCGGGACCGGAG AGAGACGCTTTGTCTTGTACATTGTTGGAGTCGAAAAGTAGACCACCCAATAATGCTAAAG GATGCAGAAATGGAATTCTGCCTCCAACTGTTAGAGGTGAGTTTATGGGTGCTCCACAGTCCTTGAAAGTAGAGGGCCATTTGTTTGAAGACAACTCCGGGAATTTCCACCCGCAAGTCGAGATCACATGGGAACCGCCCACAGCAG CTGCAGGGTTCCACAACCTGAAAGGGTTCTATATGGAAATCTACAATCGACCCTCCAACCAGTTCCGCTGCTATGTATTCGATTTCTCTCAAAGCAACTTTACATCGAGCGATTATAAG ctgaAGTTCACAAAGAAGCTCCTGGGTTTGGACGGCGGATCACATAACCAATATCTCTTGAAAATGTACACTCTGCCTATGTCACGAGCCTCGATGCACAAGGGCCAGTTCTTCACACTTCAGCCATTTCAAG ATGGAAAGTCACCTGGAAATTGGTCACCAGCGCTAAGCTACGAGACGGACGACCGCCAGGCGCCTGCACGGATCACAGTTAGATTCAGTCGGGCACCAAAAGAGTACAACTTTCTCACATATATAGTGAAGCTTTTAGGAGACCGAGATCAGCTAAATGCAATTCACCGTTGTAGCATCAGCACACATCACCCTTCCAAGTGCCAAGGACAG ACAATCGATCCACCCCACGAGAACGATACATCCATGGCAGTCACGTTCTATGACCTTGAGGCAGATAGGTACCAGATCCAG ATACAACCGGAGGACCCCTATAGGGACAAACCTGGCAAGTGCCTGTGTTACGAGAAGCCATCAAGCACGTCTCGCCGTTGTGTCTCATGCCTCGCAACCAGAACAGACGTGATCATTGTTGATTCACAAG AGGCAGCTCTGACATCTCAGGGAGCGACGGACAGCAGTTCACCAGTTCAGGCAGCAGAGTCAA AGCCCTCGACATCCCCACTGGCGACACACACGCCCTCACGGGGTCAAGCGGAGGAGTCAA CCGTGTCAATGACATTCATCACAGCGGTCGCAATAGTACCGGTCCTACTTGGTTGTGGCTTGGTACTCACGGTGGTGGTAGTGCTGTGGGCGAAGAAGCAACGTGTCG CACACCGTCTCATATATAGAAGCATTCCAAGTAATAAGGATCCTGACCCTGGCACTCAAGGTCACCGTG cTCTTTACTCGAGGAAGGTTTACTTGATATATGCTGAAGATCATAAGGACCACACGAAAGTGATCACCAACCTGGCCATCCACCTCAAGAAACAATGCTATTGTGAAGTCTTCTTTCCACGCTGGTTCCCCCGAGAAATCCAGACGATGGGCGCCTACGAATGGACCCTGTCGCACATTGATCAGGCCGacttcgtcatcatcatcaactcaGAGGCAGCGTTCAAATTGTTTGAAGCTCGTCATGTCAACAAGTCTCTGAGAAGATTAGATGAAGGTCCCGAGGGTGACATGTTCTCTCTGGCACTTACACACGTCTTGGCCAAATCATCGGAGCCGTGGTTCTTCAAGAAGACCATCCTAGCATACTTTGACTACACCGACGAGGACTTCCTCTTGAAGGACATATATCCCGGTGTTCACTACCGGCTGCCGAAACACTTCAAGGACCTTGTGTGCCACATCCATGAGATGAGTGGACAGTCTGACATTGATGAAATGATTGATCTTAAAGCTACTTCAAGTGGGAGACAGTTATTGGAGGCCATAACAAAAGCTAAACATTTCCAGATGTTGGACCCACAGTGGTTTGACAAGAGATTCTTCTGTCAAGAAGATTCAGGCTTCGATTCCATTTCGCCTAAATGTGAAAGCTCTGTGGGCGTAGACGACTCCGTCTCCATAGCAACAAGGCCAGTTAGAAGAAAACATGTACACCCTTCAGAATCTGATAATGCAGACGAATCCAAAAGCGCTGTGACATACAACACTGACTATGCAAGAGCTCAGGGGCAGTGCGTTTTCGATATGCTTCCCCCCAGTGAAGTGTCCATTGGGGCTTCAACTGATTCCATATACAGACTGATGGACAACATCAACAAGCTGAGCGAAATCAACACTGTCCGCTTCATCCCTGTTCATCAGATGCAGACAGATGCAGATGAGACTGCTCATTCTACCAACCTCGGTGAAATTCCAAAGACTGCCGCTGAAGGACACTCCCAGTCTGACAGTCTCGTCACCATGGGAGGCAGAGATGTATAG